In the Alkaliphilus oremlandii OhILAs genome, one interval contains:
- a CDS encoding tetratricopeptide repeat protein encodes MKDYKYMVENYKVLGNTFNEEDEPMKALKFYMKAYHCRGGNEDIDLLLEIALLQDELNNEEAAKEFYTKILEIDGNEARGHYGLGTIYDNQGDFSKAIEYYKKAIELDPYYEEAYFFLANAYDEIGDKDRAIEYYQKTIEINPLEFWAYVNLGSIYEELDRNKESLAMMEKALDIEPTNFKALFNMGVILNKQGEKLEAIQYYEAAIEENPNFPNSFLNLGIIYKEMGRYAESIELLTKGIEYNKETSVLYYNRACLYAHHFGNIEMALKDLAIATDFSPDLLEYMVQDDELDSLKQTEEYHTLIKNNTKTD; translated from the coding sequence ATGAAAGATTATAAATACATGGTAGAAAACTACAAAGTATTAGGCAATACATTTAATGAAGAGGATGAGCCGATGAAAGCCTTAAAATTTTACATGAAGGCGTATCATTGTAGGGGAGGAAACGAAGACATCGATTTGCTTTTGGAAATTGCACTTTTACAGGATGAACTTAATAATGAAGAAGCTGCCAAAGAGTTTTATACAAAGATTTTGGAAATAGATGGTAATGAAGCAAGGGGACATTATGGTTTGGGAACCATCTATGATAATCAGGGGGATTTTTCCAAGGCCATTGAATATTATAAAAAAGCCATCGAATTAGATCCTTATTATGAAGAAGCCTATTTTTTCCTTGCCAATGCATACGATGAAATAGGGGATAAGGATCGGGCAATAGAGTACTATCAAAAGACAATTGAAATAAATCCTCTTGAATTTTGGGCTTATGTGAATCTAGGATCCATCTATGAAGAATTGGACAGAAATAAAGAATCCTTGGCTATGATGGAGAAGGCATTGGACATTGAACCAACCAATTTTAAAGCGTTGTTTAATATGGGTGTCATACTAAATAAACAGGGAGAAAAGCTAGAAGCGATTCAATATTATGAAGCGGCCATAGAAGAGAATCCCAATTTTCCCAATAGCTTTTTGAACTTAGGAATTATTTATAAAGAGATGGGAAGATATGCAGAATCCATAGAGCTACTAACAAAGGGAATTGAATATAATAAAGAGACTTCCGTACTCTACTATAATCGAGCCTGCCTTTATGCCCATCACTTTGGAAATATAGAGATGGCTCTGAAGGACTTAGCTATTGCAACGGACTTTAGCCCAGACCTCTTAGAATATATGGTTCAGGATGATGAACTGGACTCTTTAAAGCAGACGGAGGAATATCACACATTGATCAAAAATAATACAAAAACAGACTAA
- a CDS encoding DUF4153 domain-containing protein, with amino-acid sequence MLKKIIKNIELLIQKVIVSTKRFPETILMALCTAVVLIYRNHLDYSSTDLRENLMRIAMVFAIGIPLTLCMKVFFERKDTLNKAVKIGIYLGVALSLVLYYLFLLKQLNELSVLRYVAYSIALYLIFSWIPYVFKRENYDFYVVTLFNRFVTTYLYSGILFLGLVAIIATVDLLFSVNISGNIYFDIWIIVAGVFAPAFFLADIPESRQELDVKQYAKVLKVLLLYIIMPLIVAYSTILYAYFIKIIITRQWPDGILANLVLWFSIISTIVLFFISPLRNSSKWVEKFMAIFPIALIPLLTMMFISIGIRVSAYGITVNRYLVLAAALWVTGCMIYSIWDKGRRNIVFTISLVFISIVSVTGPFSSFSISKWSQNNRLEKILNANHMISADDTIIPSPDIPKVDKEEISSILRYFNNKAWLEDLKYVPDNFEINQTKSVFGFELEGNYWNGYDNKYFNYTLLRDGKVLDIRGFDYFADFTSYSSTKIEDTNNEMIIYYSDQGRTVTIKKNNETIYSGNVDDIVINLHKKISEANQDKQEVSLQEMTYEEKTQSLEIVYVFNHISGSESIDGEVTVYTPMFYILIKMQ; translated from the coding sequence ATGTTAAAAAAGATTATTAAAAATATAGAACTATTAATTCAGAAAGTAATTGTTAGTACCAAACGTTTTCCAGAAACAATTTTAATGGCCCTGTGTACCGCTGTGGTTTTAATCTATAGAAATCATTTAGATTATAGCAGTACAGATCTCAGAGAAAACCTAATGCGTATTGCTATGGTATTTGCCATCGGTATTCCGCTGACATTATGTATGAAAGTGTTTTTTGAAAGGAAGGATACCCTTAATAAAGCAGTAAAAATAGGGATATACTTAGGTGTAGCCTTAAGTTTAGTATTATACTATTTATTTCTTCTGAAGCAGCTGAATGAGCTGTCTGTTTTAAGATATGTTGCGTATAGCATTGCCTTATATCTAATATTCTCATGGATACCCTATGTTTTTAAAAGAGAAAACTATGATTTTTATGTAGTAACGCTTTTTAATCGATTCGTTACCACTTATTTATATTCCGGCATATTGTTTCTGGGCCTTGTGGCAATCATAGCGACTGTCGATTTGTTATTCTCCGTGAATATTTCGGGTAACATATACTTCGATATTTGGATCATCGTTGCAGGTGTTTTCGCACCAGCATTCTTCTTGGCAGATATTCCTGAAAGTAGACAGGAATTAGATGTCAAACAATATGCAAAGGTTCTAAAAGTACTTTTATTATATATTATAATGCCTTTAATTGTAGCATATTCAACGATCTTATACGCTTATTTTATAAAGATCATCATTACAAGACAGTGGCCCGATGGAATCCTTGCAAATCTTGTACTTTGGTTTTCTATCATCAGTACAATTGTATTGTTTTTTATTAGTCCACTGCGTAACTCTAGCAAATGGGTTGAAAAGTTCATGGCGATTTTCCCAATAGCACTCATCCCCTTATTGACAATGATGTTTATATCGATAGGAATTCGTGTAAGTGCATACGGGATTACAGTGAATCGATATCTCGTACTGGCTGCCGCATTATGGGTAACGGGCTGTATGATTTATAGTATATGGGACAAGGGCAGGAGAAATATCGTTTTTACCATTTCATTAGTTTTCATATCCATCGTGTCTGTCACTGGCCCATTCAGCAGTTTCTCTATTTCAAAGTGGAGTCAAAATAATAGATTGGAAAAAATATTAAATGCGAACCATATGATTTCAGCAGACGATACCATTATTCCTTCGCCAGATATACCTAAGGTAGATAAGGAAGAAATCAGTTCGATTTTACGCTACTTCAATAATAAGGCGTGGCTAGAAGATTTAAAATATGTACCGGATAATTTTGAAATCAATCAAACAAAATCAGTATTTGGATTTGAACTCGAAGGAAATTATTGGAATGGATATGACAACAAATATTTCAATTATACTTTGCTGAGGGATGGTAAGGTATTGGATATCAGAGGATTTGATTACTTTGCCGATTTTACCAGCTACTCTTCCACAAAAATAGAGGACACAAATAATGAAATGATCATATACTATTCTGACCAAGGAAGAACCGTAACAATAAAGAAAAACAACGAAACGATCTATAGCGGTAATGTGGATGATATTGTAATCAACCTTCATAAGAAAATTAGTGAAGCCAATCAAGATAAACAGGAAGTTAGCTTACAGGAAATGACCTATGAAGAAAAAACACAATCTCTAGAGATTGTATATGTGTTTAATCATATTTCGGGCTCAGAATCTATAGATGGAGAAGTAACGGTCTATACACCGATGTTCTATATATTGATAAAGATGCAATAG
- a CDS encoding HlyD family efflux transporter periplasmic adaptor subunit, whose amino-acid sequence MNQTKRKKRTQKRKRRKKIPYIIVLVILVYFISRMPSLLMASSNSTYPVQYGKIEKNFEVTGYVVREEKVFTSLGSGEIKYFVDEGKKVSKGEKLAEVYINESDEGTRKDLATINLRLENIKESQNSKGVFQGDIEKIKNQIQRLILSIQQDIKDQRYDRIDAMRSELEDLLNKQSIIAGEKSFSGKNLSELEEQKTRLEEKVNASVQVIYSDSPGFIALGSDGLEELLNYKTITDINSDQLKMIEDSKMEHASMEAKEGAPIIRIVKNYKWSLIVSLSKEQSAGMEKGNALRIRPVGQNKELRAFIREVIAEEDNNIIVFDLDEFVDNIYNIRKLTVDIIRNKYEGTMIANSSIVEKDGIKGVYTVDVTGTVQFKPIKIKTSNLEYAIVHDGYFEKKSDKDAEKTEKVATINLYDEVVTKGSKVKEGQRIR is encoded by the coding sequence TTGAATCAGACAAAGAGGAAGAAAAGAACTCAGAAAAGAAAACGCAGAAAAAAAATACCATATATTATTGTTCTCGTTATTTTAGTATATTTCATTTCTAGAATGCCATCACTTTTAATGGCATCTTCCAATAGCACATATCCAGTTCAATACGGTAAGATTGAGAAAAACTTTGAAGTTACAGGATATGTGGTGCGGGAGGAGAAAGTCTTTACAAGTTTGGGCAGTGGAGAGATAAAATATTTTGTTGATGAGGGTAAAAAGGTTTCCAAGGGTGAAAAATTAGCTGAAGTTTACATTAATGAATCTGATGAAGGGACAAGAAAAGATTTGGCTACGATTAATTTAAGGTTAGAAAACATCAAAGAAAGCCAAAATAGTAAAGGTGTTTTCCAAGGAGATATAGAAAAAATTAAAAATCAGATACAAAGATTAATTTTATCCATTCAGCAGGACATTAAGGATCAGAGATATGATAGAATAGATGCTATGAGAAGTGAATTAGAGGATCTATTGAATAAACAGAGTATTATTGCAGGGGAAAAAAGTTTTTCTGGAAAAAATTTAAGTGAATTAGAGGAGCAAAAAACACGGTTAGAAGAAAAAGTAAACGCTTCTGTTCAAGTGATCTATAGTGATTCTCCTGGCTTTATAGCCTTAGGAAGCGATGGGCTAGAGGAATTATTGAATTACAAAACTATAACCGATATTAATAGTGATCAATTGAAGATGATAGAGGATTCAAAGATGGAGCATGCCTCTATGGAAGCAAAAGAGGGAGCACCAATTATTAGAATTGTAAAAAATTATAAATGGAGTCTAATCGTATCTCTCAGTAAAGAACAGTCTGCTGGCATGGAAAAAGGGAATGCATTGAGAATAAGGCCTGTGGGACAAAACAAAGAATTGAGAGCGTTCATCCGTGAAGTGATAGCCGAGGAAGACAACAATATCATCGTCTTCGACTTGGATGAATTTGTAGATAATATTTATAATATTAGAAAGTTAACCGTAGATATTATTAGAAATAAATATGAAGGAACTATGATTGCCAATTCATCGATCGTAGAAAAAGATGGAATAAAGGGTGTATATACGGTAGATGTTACTGGAACAGTTCAATTTAAACCGATTAAAATAAAGACTTCCAATCTCGAATATGCCATCGTCCATGATGGATACTTTGAAAAAAAATCGGACAAGGATGCTGAAAAAACAGAGAAAGTTGCAACCATCAATCTATACGATGAAGTGGTAACGAAGGGTTCTAAAGTTAAAGAAGGTCAAAGAATTAGGTAA
- a CDS encoding YggS family pyridoxal phosphate-dependent enzyme, whose protein sequence is MRLSLEKNIEFVQERIKIAAQKGHRNLEEIQLIAVTKTVDIDVIKQAIELGITHVGENKVQELVRKYDIIGPVVKWHLIGHLQRNKVKYIIDKVDLIHSLDSYRLAEEIDSRAKEIGRTIECLLQVNVSGEETKYGVDKEGAKSLIREVAALGNIKVLGLMTMAPYVENQEEARQYFKALKDLSIEISAMDLENVHMKYLSMGMSNDFEIAIEEGANLVRVGSLIFGERDYSKK, encoded by the coding sequence ATGAGATTGTCATTAGAAAAAAATATTGAATTTGTTCAGGAAAGAATAAAGATTGCTGCCCAGAAAGGGCATAGAAATTTAGAAGAGATTCAGCTCATTGCTGTAACTAAAACAGTAGATATCGATGTGATAAAACAAGCCATAGAACTTGGGATTACTCATGTTGGAGAAAATAAGGTTCAAGAACTGGTAAGAAAGTATGATATTATAGGCCCCGTTGTAAAATGGCATCTGATTGGACATCTCCAGCGTAATAAAGTGAAATATATTATTGATAAGGTGGATCTGATACATTCTTTAGACTCCTATAGATTAGCAGAAGAAATTGATAGTAGAGCAAAAGAAATTGGTCGAACTATTGAATGCTTGCTTCAGGTCAATGTATCTGGCGAGGAAACGAAATATGGTGTAGATAAAGAAGGGGCAAAGAGTCTTATTCGAGAAGTAGCGGCACTTGGCAACATTAAAGTACTGGGGCTGATGACAATGGCGCCTTATGTAGAGAACCAAGAAGAGGCCAGACAATATTTTAAGGCCCTCAAGGATTTATCCATAGAAATATCTGCGATGGATTTAGAAAATGTACATATGAAATATTTATCCATGGGAATGTCCAATGATTTTGAGATTGCCATAGAAGAGGGTGCAAACTTAGTAAGAGTGGGCAGTTTAATATTTGGAGAAAGAGATTATTCTAAAAAATAA
- a CDS encoding cell division protein SepF, which produces MSGKIIDKVKVFMGFDVFEDEEVEEEETVEIEDELVPVMNSKRNKVVNIHTTTQMKVVLYEPTNFEEAPNIVDNLKNRKPVIINLENIEPDLAKKFFDFLNGAIYALDGNIQKVSSGIFILAPNNVDISGNIKEELKNKGVFPWQK; this is translated from the coding sequence ATGTCTGGCAAGATAATCGATAAAGTAAAAGTATTTATGGGGTTTGATGTTTTTGAGGATGAAGAAGTAGAAGAGGAAGAAACTGTAGAAATAGAGGATGAATTGGTTCCCGTAATGAACAGCAAAAGAAATAAGGTCGTAAATATCCATACAACGACTCAAATGAAGGTTGTTCTTTACGAGCCTACCAATTTTGAAGAGGCACCGAATATCGTTGATAATTTAAAGAACAGAAAGCCTGTTATTATCAATTTAGAGAATATAGAACCGGACTTGGCTAAAAAATTCTTTGATTTTTTAAATGGGGCCATCTATGCTCTGGATGGTAATATACAAAAAGTATCTTCTGGAATTTTTATTTTAGCGCCAAATAATGTCGATATATCTGGGAATATTAAAGAAGAACTAAAAAATAAAGGTGTATTTCCTTGGCAAAAATAA
- a CDS encoding YggT family protein, with protein MFTPNVIALALYYLVRVINILILIRIILPWINPNPYNPVVQFIYSVTEPILAPARQLINTVFGYKGFLDFSPILAMFVIQTVYSIILRLL; from the coding sequence TTGTTTACCCCAAATGTTATAGCACTTGCTTTGTATTATTTAGTTAGAGTAATCAATATTTTAATTTTGATTCGGATTATTTTGCCATGGATTAATCCGAACCCATATAACCCTGTGGTTCAGTTTATTTATAGTGTGACAGAACCGATTTTGGCACCTGCAAGACAATTGATCAACACTGTATTTGGATATAAGGGATTCTTAGATTTTTCTCCGATACTAGCCATGTTTGTAATTCAAACAGTTTATAGTATCATTCTAAGATTGCTATAG
- a CDS encoding YlmH family RNA-binding protein, which translates to MCVLNNKERLVDHIQDLGLKNTMLKILDRVEAVSKKHEIKTTDFLNPQEIVMACEILHTVRDIQYVVSGGYDEAERKLITIFPEYLEGYGVEIPIAVFEIKGTSQFEKLNHRDYLGAILGLGLKREKIGDIIVHNEISQVIVHESLKDYIFYNLNKVGNVSVKIKELEISDIIPPKIEYKEIRGNVSSLRLDAILSLAYKISRSEAQELISKERVSVNWKNTTKSAQDVTEGNIISVKGKGRVKIAAIEGKTKSDRIVVSVHKFV; encoded by the coding sequence GTGTGCGTATTGAACAACAAAGAAAGATTGGTGGATCATATCCAAGATCTTGGACTGAAAAATACCATGCTCAAGATCTTGGACAGAGTAGAAGCTGTATCAAAAAAACATGAAATTAAGACGACGGACTTTTTAAATCCACAAGAAATTGTTATGGCTTGTGAAATCCTCCATACTGTAAGAGATATTCAATATGTGGTTTCTGGCGGGTATGATGAAGCTGAAAGAAAATTGATTACCATTTTTCCTGAATATTTAGAAGGTTATGGTGTGGAGATACCCATCGCTGTATTTGAAATCAAAGGTACTTCTCAGTTTGAAAAATTAAATCATCGTGATTATCTAGGCGCGATCCTAGGCTTAGGTTTAAAAAGAGAGAAAATAGGAGATATTATAGTACATAATGAAATAAGCCAAGTAATCGTACATGAGAGTCTTAAAGACTATATTTTCTATAATTTAAATAAGGTTGGAAATGTTTCTGTCAAAATAAAGGAATTAGAGATCAGTGATATTATCCCACCAAAGATTGAATATAAAGAGATCCGAGGTAATGTATCCTCCCTTAGGCTGGACGCTATTTTGAGTCTAGCGTATAAGATTTCCCGAAGCGAAGCACAGGAGCTGATATCGAAGGAACGCGTCAGTGTTAATTGGAAAAACACGACAAAATCGGCACAGGATGTGACGGAAGGGAATATAATTTCTGTTAAGGGAAAAGGAAGAGTAAAAATCGCTGCCATAGAAGGAAAAACAAAGTCCGATAGAATTGTTGTAAGTGTACATAAGTTTGTTTAA
- a CDS encoding DivIVA domain-containing protein translates to MITPLEIQNKEFKKGIRGYKEDEVDEFLDQVMIDYEKLYKENIELKEKIETAHHQMAKYKDIEETLKNTLIVAQNAAEDLRANSHKKSELIIEEAEMKGKEIIARAHREVEEIRNEFEDTKKQMQSFKTRFKTLLQSQLDSFVKEYDELSEDNEDSQTA, encoded by the coding sequence ATGATAACTCCTTTAGAAATACAGAATAAAGAGTTTAAAAAAGGCATTCGCGGATATAAAGAAGATGAGGTGGATGAATTTTTAGATCAGGTCATGATTGATTATGAGAAGCTTTATAAAGAAAATATAGAGCTGAAAGAAAAAATTGAAACTGCTCATCATCAGATGGCAAAATACAAAGATATAGAAGAGACACTGAAAAACACCTTAATTGTTGCACAAAATGCAGCAGAAGATTTAAGAGCAAATTCTCATAAAAAATCGGAGTTAATTATAGAAGAAGCCGAGATGAAAGGAAAAGAGATCATTGCTAGAGCACACAGAGAAGTAGAAGAAATCAGAAATGAATTTGAAGATACAAAAAAGCAAATGCAGAGCTTCAAAACTAGATTTAAGACTTTGCTACAATCCCAGCTGGATTCTTTTGTAAAGGAATATGATGAACTATCTGAAGATAATGAAGATAGCCAAACGGCTTGA
- a CDS encoding 5'-methylthioadenosine/adenosylhomocysteine nucleosidase, whose protein sequence is MNRIGIIGAMDEEIDVFKEEMEIKEVKSIANIDFYIGNIYGKSVVLVRCGIGKVNAAICTQILISELNVDLVINTGVAGAINDELDVMDIVVSTDVLQHDFDVTGFGYQLGEIPRMDTFIFPADAHLVEKTVSASERVLKNNKVIKGRVVSGDIFVSDMKLKENLLKNFSADCTEMEGAAIGHTCYVNNIPFVVIRAMSDKADGSAGTNYNEFVQEAIANSKEIVKIMLKQI, encoded by the coding sequence ATGAATAGAATCGGAATCATAGGTGCAATGGACGAGGAAATTGATGTTTTTAAAGAGGAGATGGAAATAAAGGAAGTTAAATCAATCGCGAATATTGATTTTTACATAGGGAATATCTATGGGAAATCCGTAGTACTTGTAAGATGTGGTATAGGAAAGGTAAATGCAGCAATCTGCACGCAAATCCTCATCAGTGAATTGAATGTAGATTTGGTGATCAACACAGGGGTAGCAGGTGCCATCAATGATGAACTAGATGTAATGGATATCGTTGTTTCAACAGATGTACTTCAGCACGATTTTGATGTTACAGGTTTTGGCTATCAATTGGGAGAAATCCCTAGAATGGACACATTCATTTTTCCAGCGGATGCTCATTTGGTTGAAAAAACAGTGTCAGCATCAGAACGTGTATTAAAAAATAATAAGGTAATCAAAGGAAGAGTTGTTTCTGGCGATATATTTGTAAGCGATATGAAGTTAAAAGAAAATTTACTCAAGAACTTTAGTGCAGATTGCACAGAGATGGAAGGTGCTGCCATAGGACATACATGCTATGTTAACAACATCCCTTTTGTTGTGATTAGAGCCATGTCAGACAAGGCGGACGGGTCAGCAGGTACCAATTATAACGAATTTGTACAGGAAGCCATAGCGAACTCTAAAGAAATCGTAAAAATAATGTTAAAGCAAATTTAA
- the aroF gene encoding 3-deoxy-7-phosphoheptulonate synthase, whose translation MNLNLIGKKNHEENKIIQIGNLKIGSGKAIVIAGPCSIENEQQIDAAANIVKKLGGHILRGGAFKPRTSPYSFQGLGEEGLRLLKEAGEKYGLPVVSEVMDTRDVEMVSKYVDILQIGSRNMQNFSLLKEVGRTQKPILLKRGMTATIEDWLMAAEYIAYEGNEDIILCERGVRTFETYTRNTLDLAAVPIIKNLSKLPIIVDPSHGTGRKELIRPMTKASLAAGADGVMIEIHPNPCEALSDGEQSLNFEEFHILMKEINH comes from the coding sequence ATGAATTTAAATTTAATAGGAAAAAAAAATCATGAAGAAAATAAAATAATCCAAATAGGAAATCTGAAGATCGGTAGCGGAAAAGCTATTGTGATCGCAGGACCATGTTCCATAGAAAATGAGCAACAGATTGATGCTGCGGCCAATATCGTCAAAAAATTAGGTGGTCATATCCTAAGAGGTGGTGCATTTAAGCCTAGAACTTCTCCGTATTCATTCCAAGGTTTAGGAGAAGAAGGCTTAAGATTATTGAAAGAAGCTGGAGAGAAATATGGATTGCCAGTGGTTTCTGAAGTAATGGACACACGAGATGTGGAAATGGTAAGTAAATACGTAGATATCTTGCAAATTGGGTCCAGGAACATGCAAAACTTTAGCCTTTTAAAAGAGGTGGGGAGAACCCAAAAACCGATTTTATTAAAACGAGGGATGACAGCCACCATAGAAGATTGGTTAATGGCAGCCGAATATATTGCGTATGAAGGCAACGAAGATATTATTCTTTGTGAACGTGGTGTTCGAACATTTGAAACATATACTAGAAACACTTTAGATCTAGCCGCTGTACCCATTATAAAAAATCTATCGAAGCTTCCAATTATAGTAGATCCAAGCCACGGTACGGGTCGAAAGGAATTGATACGACCTATGACAAAAGCCTCTTTGGCAGCGGGCGCAGATGGTGTTATGATAGAAATTCATCCAAATCCATGTGAAGCTTTATCCGATGGAGAGCAATCATTAAATTTTGAAGAGTTTCATATACTGATGAAAGAAATCAATCATTAA
- a CDS encoding DUF5665 domain-containing protein has protein sequence MSKDRDNLVEEIAKEITNMSHVERLSRKMDNMRIAEYTEMITNPKRIIWMNFIAGLARGLGMGIGFTILAGIVIYLLQSWVKLPFIGKVIADLLDIIDAYR, from the coding sequence ATGTCTAAAGATAGAGATAATCTAGTTGAAGAAATAGCTAAAGAAATTACGAATATGAGCCATGTAGAGCGATTGTCACGAAAGATGGACAATATGAGAATCGCTGAATATACAGAAATGATAACCAACCCTAAAAGAATTATTTGGATGAATTTCATTGCTGGATTGGCTAGAGGATTGGGCATGGGCATTGGTTTTACTATTTTAGCTGGAATTGTGATCTATTTACTACAAAGTTGGGTTAAGCTTCCATTTATCGGTAAGGTAATAGCAGATTTATTAGATATCATTGACGCCTATAGATAG
- a CDS encoding TraR/DksA C4-type zinc finger protein, with amino-acid sequence MEKKKLEYFRGKLLKEKKQVMKTIELMKSHYPTDASMKEYTEELSSYDNHPADLGSEMFMMEMQNNLENHEKNRLLEIDDAVQKINEGTYGNCQICGNKILEERLEIMPASITCIDCAEKEIESYKLSTDRSVEEEILSPAFERNNKDGEDYTGFDGEDAYQAVEEFNKISNDPSFATGDQLGIFDDYSIGSVEAIENISEEYYKSQLPYTGNKNNIESLQDESDI; translated from the coding sequence TTGGAGAAAAAGAAACTGGAATATTTTAGAGGGAAGTTGCTAAAAGAAAAAAAGCAAGTGATGAAAACCATCGAGTTGATGAAGAGCCATTATCCTACAGATGCATCAATGAAGGAATATACAGAGGAATTGTCGAGCTATGATAATCATCCTGCGGATTTGGGCTCAGAAATGTTTATGATGGAAATGCAGAATAATCTTGAAAATCACGAAAAAAATAGACTGCTGGAAATAGACGATGCGGTTCAAAAGATCAATGAAGGAACTTATGGCAATTGTCAAATTTGTGGAAATAAAATTCTAGAAGAAAGACTAGAAATTATGCCGGCATCCATTACTTGTATCGATTGTGCAGAAAAAGAAATTGAAAGCTATAAGCTCAGCACAGATCGATCCGTAGAAGAAGAAATTTTGTCCCCTGCTTTTGAACGAAATAACAAAGATGGTGAGGATTATACAGGCTTTGATGGAGAGGATGCATACCAAGCTGTAGAAGAATTCAATAAGATTTCGAATGATCCGTCCTTTGCTACTGGAGATCAGCTAGGGATATTTGACGATTATAGCATCGGATCTGTCGAGGCGATTGAGAATATCTCAGAAGAATATTACAAATCCCAATTGCCATACACGGGAAATAAGAATAACATTGAAAGTTTACAAGATGAAAGTGATATTTAG
- the lspA gene encoding signal peptidase II, which produces MSYIIIIAVVLFDQLSKVLTLKYLAPIKDIPIIKNVFHLTYVENRGAAFGMLQNQKVFFVVTTIIILGAIYFYVRNNKPNRFLTISLSLIVGGALGNFIDRIRLGFVVDYFNFTLINFPVFNIADSAVVIGAFLVSIYIIKYDL; this is translated from the coding sequence ATGAGCTATATCATAATAATTGCAGTAGTTTTATTCGATCAATTAAGCAAAGTGTTGACTTTAAAATATCTTGCTCCAATAAAAGATATTCCTATTATCAAGAATGTATTTCATTTAACCTATGTAGAGAACCGTGGTGCTGCGTTCGGGATGCTACAAAATCAAAAAGTATTTTTTGTCGTCACAACGATTATAATTTTAGGTGCTATATATTTTTACGTTCGTAATAACAAGCCCAATCGTTTCCTGACCATCAGCCTCAGTTTAATTGTTGGTGGTGCCCTTGGTAATTTTATCGATCGAATTCGATTAGGCTTTGTCGTCGACTACTTTAATTTTACACTGATTAATTTTCCAGTCTTCAACATAGCCGACTCCGCTGTGGTAATTGGTGCTTTTTTAGTCAGTATCTATATTATAAAATATGATCTATAA